A genome region from Bemisia tabaci chromosome 3, PGI_BMITA_v3 includes the following:
- the LOC140224238 gene encoding uncharacterized protein isoform X2, whose protein sequence is MFRPAFIVALLVSYLFKDTVCSEWWNLQHGASVEIKYENASFDTNPEKLQDLQALQFPSKNFQGTEAEKKGHVHHAGPDILGVEGFLPENSNQEKQPRIEVPPRSVAPDDRNLFNFESALGFEKKDSTDVASELSGAKGPSTSMTEQMTGIGTDATESGEPHLSTRDTSQQSQENSYFTGGWNYVKASMFNVIASNVNNVEKVRTILNNFVLRLFLNNILPDPKTPVPENVHDEFGGILLKALFGQRKGPAVIELIKLIVDNVQNVEGTEKYKVNTFCMLMSMKTVMKSFKRSSTSGSRSTRRSNSDVSQRRLTRSNSLTGSISRGSNGDSNGGSNGDSSGGSNGGSNGGSNGGSNGGSNGGSNGGSNGDSSGGSIGGSKRDTKGSFKWSSSGSVKKSLDRSLNRSRSHVWDPNEKTDEENDVDPASVGCMKPGILDFQRIFGTGKPFAGFNDGYGGIFLKLASNHSKATLYANTVKAVVKNVTVQRKKVGKKEVKHYHIDFLGFATSPGIEKLTDAIPGVFGDIIRRIKLAEANARPSSPDEPENR, encoded by the exons ATGTTCCGACCGGCATTCATCGTAGCTCTGTTGGTCAGCTACTTGTTTAAG GACACTGTCTGCTCGGAGTGGTGGAATTTACAGCACGGCGCGTCAGTCGAGATCAAGTATGAAAATGCCAGTTTCGACACAAATCCTGAAAAGCTTCAGGACCTACAGGCTCTCCAGTTCccctcgaaaaattttcaaggcacGGAGGCGGAAAAGAAGGGTCATGTTCACCATGCTGGTCCGGATATCTTGGGGGTCGAGGGATTCCTACCGGAAAATTCCAATCAGGAAAAACAGCCCAGGATAGAAGTGCCTCCACGCTCGGTAGCTCCCGATGATAGGAATCTGTTCAACTTCGAATCAGCGcttggatttgagaaaaaagatTCAACGGACGTTGCCTCGGAACTTTCAGGAGCCAAAGGACCAAGCACATCGATGACAGAACAAATGACTGGAATAG GAACTGATGCGACAGAGAGTGGAGAACCGCACCTTTCCACCCGCGACACCTCGCAGCAGTCCCAAGAAAATTCCTATTTTACCGGCGGATGGAATTACGTGAAAGCATCCATGTTTAACGTCATAGCGAGCAATGTTAACAATGTCGAAAAAGTGCGCACAATTCTCAACAATTTTGTCCTCCGCCTCTTTCTAAACAACATACTACCGGATCCCAAAACCCCGGTTCCGGAAAACGTCCACGACGAATTCGGCGGCATCCTCCTCAAGGCCCTCTTCGGTCAGAGGAAGGGCCCGGCCGTTATCGAGCTCATCAAACTCATAGTCGACAACGTCCAAAACGTCGAAGGGACGGAGAAGTACAAGGTCAACACCTTTTGCATGCTCATGTCCATGAAGACCGTCATGAAATCCTTCAAACGCAGCTCAACTTCCGGATCAAGGAGCACGAGGCGCAGTAATAGTGACGTCTCACAGCGCCGATTGACCCGAAGTAACAGTCTTACTGGAAGTATTAGTAGGGGCTCCAATGGAGATTCTAATGGAGGCTCCAATGGAGATTCCAGCGGAGGTTCTAATGGAGGCTCTAACGGAGGTTCTAATGGAGGTTCTAATGGAGGTTCTAATGGAGGCTCTAATGGAGGTTCCAATGGAGATTCCAGCGGAGGTTCCATTGGAGGCTCTAAAAGAGACACTAAAGGGAGTTTCAAATGGAGCTCCAGCGGGAGTGTCAAGAAGAGTTTGGATCGGAGCCTCAACCGAAGTCGAAGCCATGTTTGGGATCCGAATGAGAAGACGGATGAAGAGAACGATGTGGACCCGGCAAGCGTGGGTTGTATGAAACCGGGAATTCTCGATTTCCAAAGGATTTTTGGGACGGGTAAACCGTTCGCTGGATTCAACGACGGTTACGgtgggattttcttgaagctgGCGTCGAACCACTCCAAAGCGACCCTGTACGCGAACACGGTCAAAGCGGTCGTCAAAAACGTCACCGTACAACGTAAAAAGGTCGGGAAGAAAGAAGTAAAACACTACCACATTGACTTCCTGGGTTTCGCCACGTCGCCCGGGATCGAGAAGCTAACGGACGCCATCCCTGGTGTCTTCGGTGATATAATCCGACGTATCAAACTGGCGGAAGCCAATGCTCGACCATCATCTCCCGACGAACCTGAAAATCGGTGA